One region of Chrysemys picta bellii isolate R12L10 chromosome 21, ASM1138683v2, whole genome shotgun sequence genomic DNA includes:
- the LOC135976987 gene encoding uncharacterized protein LOC135976987, giving the protein MQSSPAVMAVQSGNRKRAPAWTDREVLDLIAVWGDESVLSELRSKRRNAKIYEKISKDMAERGYSRDATQCRVKIKELRQGYQKTKEANGRSGSHPQTSHFYEALHSILGAAATTTPPVTVDSEDGILSTAGSSDMLGDGEDEEGDEEGEAVGSSHNADFPDSQDLFITLTEIPYEASPAITPDTESGEGSATPSATVSQPSLESHSQRLARIRRRKKRTREDMFSELMASSQAQAAQQTQWRENLTRMHQANMDREESWRQEDQQATQTLLGLLREQTDTLRRLVDVLQERRQEDRAPLQSISNRPPPPPSPIPTSPKVQRRRGGRVPANSHSTPAESSSSRRLSFPKI; this is encoded by the exons atgcagagctctccagcagtgatggccgtgcagtctgggaatagaaagagagccccagcatggactgatcgtgaagtcttggatctcatcgctgtgtggggcgatgagtccgtgctttccgagctgcgatccaaaagaaggaatgcaaagatctacgagaagatctctaaagacatggcagagagaggatacagccgggatgcaacgcagtgccgcgtgaaaatcaaggagctgagacaaggctaccagaagaccaaagaggcaaacggacgctccggatcccatccccagacatcccatttctacgaggcactgcattccatcctcggtgctgccgccaccactaccccaccagtgaccgtggactctgaggatgggatactgtccacggccggttcctcagacatgttaggggacggggaagatgaggaaggagatgaggagggcgaggcagttggcagctctcacaacgctgatttccccgacagccaggatctcttcatcacccttacagagatcccctacgaagcgtccccagccattaccccggacacagaatctggtgaaggatcagcca ccccgtctgcgactgtctcacaacctagcctggaatcacactcccagaggctagcgcggattaggcgtaggaagaagaggacacgggaggacatgttctctgagcttatggcctcttcccaagcccaggcagcacagcagacccagtggcgggagaacttgacccgaatgcaccaagccaacatggatcgggaggagagttggcggcaggaagaccagcaggcgactcaaacgctgcttggactactgagggagcaaacggacacgctccggcgccttgtggatgttctgcaggaacggaggcaggaggacagagccccgctgcagtccatctctaaccgccctcccccgccaccaagtcccatacccacctcacccaaagtgcaaagaaggagaggcggcagagtccctgctaactctcactccacccctgcagagagctctagtagcagaaggctctcatttcccaaaatttga